A genomic stretch from Psilocybe cubensis strain MGC-MH-2018 chromosome 1, whole genome shotgun sequence includes:
- a CDS encoding 60S ribosome subunit biogenesis protein nip7 encodes MRPLTEEESKAVFTKLANYIGKNLVHLIDRPDEPYCFRLHRDRVYYVSESSMRLGISVARPNLVSLGTCFGKFSKSGKFKLHITSLDYVAQYAKYKIWIKPNGEMPFLYGNHVVKAHLGKITEDTPEHQGVVVYSMKDIPLGFGVTARSTVDTRKLDPTAIIVFHQANDMLFPSTTSWTALNNDQLTAENVDNILGRIHDDLWVVSACVDRLLNDTPTQRALLTLGISRTERVVARCNDIIAQASPPQPLSPNGSLEAMHLHFKSSPTDALLCHFRQILLQRLDRLNTYVEMEAQFPRGVQTQVEETDAEWEDDPWADENPGPTSKPTPLPNSVGPPPLCLADFLQNDLLWSACQLASLEAIDALRVLCEKHGTALWPCRFKILDCIPEHIHPSTCRSILPSLDASMYREAVWQEYSWRKTRDISELPDVQEAIQIQISSLPTNQINEEVSFSGIAGPLTAEELSNWYKNRVNIVIKSTGAIDLALAMVQHGASQGIPQLDELGEELSLLSRLVYDAPQGPNIDSDWTLDQWYSMDALAVVRAYLANSTSETIAYDISRLVMPYLFVLEARAERAGIPDPSLPTRILHQYVLSTSLELAAAIFNASKPTLPTSQRIIKDDEDMARLALALLYASDSLTEWSIMSSIFECLPVWDVSRDVNSDEEAADTTVASLGAFVTPSTNQPPCSASDLLLFFQPLPFTSLSRALDILDVHLESGEILSRWSVPAPLRWFLQSSGDIKEQRAWANRMARRAGGKYDKLSGIEDWEWLLGDMEKLTGGGDPNSRGAFYFEIAKRMLYGPHHKLTLNAETIESVCLSCSREFYDNANSGNYKVGDMKLAYDCLEVPHSSDTIVKEKDFIEATSRICSFNVPSKHGLTITPLEIRLTKDRLNLVSRVISSNADAYKHAQVILELSNKLGYAGDSVAEVKVLAMLADTALQAEDFTRAYENNERMVRTVTELRHMTTMGSDDDRVKEASEVCWIACYQLGRQQEYDDLPKKMTLLGYALELCPPDQINEVLSAWRKLERENSQAHEAKLQRRRTGDTVLNSRKTDNVPGNVASSLRARLQDFHVPSPPLLSTPDAAALASRTFKSVAANFPFGVGHRARSQVSDTDGRGSPRSESSRRTDGEDVSSQASRVLSKGIGWLIGADEGI; translated from the exons ATGCGGCCCCTCACAGAAGAAGAATCCAAGGCGGTTTTCACCAAACTTGCTAACTACATA GGCAAAAATCTTGTTCATCTCATTGACCGCCCCGACGAACCGTACTGCTTCAGATTACACAGAGACCGTGTTTACTACGTCTCTGAGTCATCAATGCGTCTTGGAATCTCTGTTGCGAGACCTAACCTTGTTAGCCTTGGAACCTGCTTCGGCAAGTTCAGCAAAAGTGGCAAGTTTAAGTTGCACATTACTTCTCTAGATTATGTTGCCCAGTATGCCAAATACAAG ATCTGGATCAAGCCTAACGGAGAGATGCCTTTCCTTTACGGAAACCATGTAGTGAAGGCGCATCTGGGAAAAATTACGGAGGACACACCAGAGCACCAAGGTGTCGTTGTCTACAGTATGAAAGATATACCATTA GGATTTGGAGTAACAGCCCGATCGACAGTGGACACACGCAAACTGGATCCCACTGCGATTATTGTATTCCATCAAGC CAACGACATGCTTTTTCCTTCAACGACTTCATGGACTGCCCTCAACAATGACCAACTTACTGCCGAGAATGTCGACAATATTCTCGGCCGTATTCATGATGATCTATGGGTTGTTTCAGCATGCGTAGACCGTTTATTGAATGACACGCCTACTCAACGCGCTCTACTAACCCTCGGCATATCGCGCACAGAACGGGTTGTCGCAAGATGTAACGACATAATTGCACAGGCGTCACCGCCGCAACCATTGTCCCCTAACGGAAGTCTCGAAGCAATGCACCTTCACTTCAAATCCTCGCCTACCGATGCACTTCTTTGCCATTTCCGACAAATCCTCCTTCAACGACTCGACAGACTTAACACCTATGTCGAAATGGAGGCGCAGTTTCCCAGAGGTGTGCAAACACAAGTTGAAGAAACGGACGCTGAATGGGAAGACGACCCTTGGGCAGATGAAAATCCTGGTCCCACTAGCAAACCCACACCACTACCAAATTCTGTTGGACCACCTCCCTTGTGCTTGGCTGACTTCCTTCAAAATGACCTTCTATGGTCTGCTTGCCAGTTAGCCTCCCTGGAAGCAATTGATGCTCTCAGAGTTCTTTGTGAGAAGCATGGAACGGCTCTTTGGCCTTGTCGTTTCAAGATACTCGATTGCATTCCAGAACACATCCATCCGTCAACATGTCGCAGTATACTGCCGTCGCTAGATGCATCCATGTACAGAGAAGCAGTATGGCAGGAATATAGCTGGAGAAAGACTCGAGATATATCGGAACTACCTGATGTCCAGGAAGCCATTCAGATTCAGATTTCTTCGTTACCTACAAACCAGATTAACGAAGAAGTCTCGTTTAGCGGAATCGCGGGACCCCTTACTGCAGAAGAACTTTCTAATTGGTATAAGAATCGTGTTAACATTGTGATAAAGTCAACCGGCGCCATTGATTTAGCTTTAGCCATGGTTCAACACGGCGCATCACAAGGCATTCCCCAACTTGACGAACTTGGAGAAGAACTCAGTCTTCTTTCGCGACTCGTCTATGACGCACCCCAAGGACCCAATATTGATAGTGACTGGACCCTTGATCAATGGTACTCCATGGATGCACTCGCTGTCGTTCGTGCTTATCTGGCCAACTCGACTTCAGAAACCATCGCTTACGACATTTCTAGGCTGGTTATGCCATATCTTTTCGTCCTGGAAGCTAGGGCAGAACGTGCTGGCATACCAGATCCTTCCCTTCCGACTCGCATTCTTCATCAATATGTCTTATCAACATCCCTTGAACTTGCTGCGGCTATATTCAACGCATCGAAGCCTACACTTCCCACTTCTCAAAGAATTATcaaagatgacgaagacATGGCTCGTCTTGCGCTTGCGCTTCTGTACGCGAGCGACAGTCTCACTGAATGGTCCATAATGAGCAGTATATTTGAATGCTTGCCTGTGTGGGACGTTTCCAGAGATGTAAACAGCGACGAGGAGGCTGCAGACACAACAGTGGCATCTTTAGGGGCATTTGTTACTCCAAGCACCAATCAACCACCGTGCTCAGCAAGCGATTTACTTCTATTCTTCCAACCCTTGCCGTTCACCTCGTTGTCCAGGGCTCTGGATATCCTTGATGTTCACCTCGAGTCGGGAGAAATTTTATCTCGGTGGAGTGTTCCTGCTCCTCTCCGATGGTTTCTTCAGAGCAGCGGAGATATCAAAGAGCAGAGGGCATGGGCTAACAGAATGGCAAGGCGCGCAGGAGGTAAATACGACAAACTCAGCGGAATTGAAGATTGGGAATGGCTATTAGGAGATATGGAAAAACTTACAGGTGGAGGCGATCCAAACTCGAGAGGCGCATTCT ACTTCGAGATTGCCAAACGGATGTTATACGGCCCGCATCATAAACTAACGCTCAACGCCGAGACGATTGAATCCGTTTGTCTTTCGTGCTCTCGCGAGTTTTATGATAATGCAAATTCTGGCAACTATAAGGTAGGAGATATGAAACTTGCGTATGATTG CCTGGAAGTACCTCATTCATCGGATACTatcgtcaaagaaaaagattttATTGAGGCTACTTCCCGCATTTGTTCCTTCAACGTCCCTTCCAAACATGGTCTTACGATAACACCCCTGGAAATTCGCCTCACAAAGGATAGACTTAACCTTGTTTCTCGTGTTATTTCCAGCAATGCCGATGCATACAAGCATGCGCAAGTTATTCTGGAGCTATCTAATAAACTGGGTTACGCAGGTGACTCAGTTGCAGAAGTCAAAGTATTAGCTATGCTAGCGGATACTGCTCTTCAAGCAGAAGACTTTACTCGTGCTTATGAGAACAATGAACGTATGGTGCGCACGGTCACGGAGCTTCGACACATGACTACAATGGGTTCAGACGACGACCGAGTGAAAGAAGCATCGGAAGTTTGTTGGATCGCCTGTTACCAACTTGGTCGTCAGCAAGAATACGATGACCTTCCCAAGAAAATGACATTGCTGGGGTATGCTTTGGAACTATGCCCTCCCGATCAAATAAACGAAGTTTTGTCCGCCTGGCGCAAATTGGAAAGAGAAAATAGTCAGGCCCATGAAGCAAAACTTCAACGAAGGCGCACTGGGGACACGGTTCTAAATTCCCGTAAAACGGACAATGTACCTGGCAATGTAGCATCTTCTTTACGCGCTAGACTCCAAGATTTCCACGTGCCCTCGCCTCCATTGTTGAGTACTCCTGATGCAGCTGCCCTGGCTAGCAGGACTTTTAAATCTGTGGCCGCCAATTTTCCTTTTGGGGTTGGACATCGCGCTCGATCTCAAGTATCAGATACTGATGGAAGAGGGTCACCGCGAAGTGAAAGCTCTCGAAGGACCGATGGAGAGGATGTCTCAAGTCAGGCTTCAAGGGTATTGTCAAAGGGCATTGGATGGCTAATTGGTGCCGATGAGGGTATCTAG